Genomic DNA from Myxococcales bacterium:
GCGACATGGTTTTTGGTCTCCCTTGCCGCGAGCAAGTCGGCCTTTGCAATCTTGATTACCAAACGATAATATTCGGACGATTTTTCCTTCTTCTTTTTTTCTTTTTTGGCGAGGGCGGCGAGGTCTGCGCGATCGAATTCAATCTCTTCTTTGTCGATCTGTAAGCTAAGCGCTTTGCGCGCCGTTAGGTTGGCTTCCAATGTCTTCGCGAGCTTTACCAGCGCGCCGTGCGTGTCAGCCGAGACCACTGGCTTTTGCTTTTCTAACATGAGCCCATCCACGTCAGCCGCGAGGCTTGTCAAGGAAGTCGCGAAGGCGCTCAGCGTACGCGTCAGCTCGGCGGAGCCATTTTGCTTGGATACAAGCAGGGCTAGGTCGCACGAGGAGGTGTTCCATCTGCGTGGGGGTACGTAGCGCTTGCTGCGAACAAGTTCGGAAATATGGTCTCCGACCTCGCTTGAATCGTTGAAGCAGGTAATGGCCCCCCGCAGCGCCTTCTGGTTTTCGGCAGGGGTTCCGGCCTGCGCTGTAGAGACGGCAAACGCGAGGATAATCGTGGCGAGACAGGCGAAGGTAACGTGGCGCATGGTTGATTTGTCCTTTGGTGTTCCTCACCAAATTCAAAGTCTGTGCCAACCAGCGGCTCCAACGCTCGCGACAAGCAACTGAATTTGTTGGCCAGCTCAAGCGCTTGCGAGCCAGGCGGTGGGAGCGGGGCCCCCAGTGGCGAACCTACAGCCCCAGGCCGCCGAGTAAGTCTTCGAGGCCACCAAGGCCTCCTGCACCACCACCGCCGCCGAGACCGCCGAGGTCTGGCAGGCCGCCGAGGTTTTCACACACTGGGCCAGCAAGCGCCGCGCAGGTGGCAAGGTCCAGCCCAAACTGCGTGCACTGCGCAATGGTTTCAATGAGGCAGAGCGGGTCGCTGCCGCCGCCACCACCGCCCGGCGTGCCGCCGCCGATGGCGCCACAAATTTGCTCGACCAGGTCGGCGCAGGCAGCAGGGTCTAAACCAAATTGCTCGCATTGCGCAGTCGCTTGCGCTTCGCAGGCGCTTGGGTCGGTCGGATCCGTTGGGTCGGTCGGGTCACCTGGATTGGTCGCGTCGCAATACTGCTCGGCGTAACCTGTGCACGTCGCCACGTCGACGCCGAACTGCGTGCACTGCGCGACAAAGTCGTCAATGCATTGCGCATTGCCTGGGTCGGTTGGATCAACCGGTGGAGTTGGATCAACTGGATCGGTTGGTTCGTCGCTGCAGGTTTGCGCGATCAAGTCGATGCACGCCGACGGCGAAAGCCCAACATCGTTGCAATACGCCTGCGTGGTATCAATGCAGTTGTCGCTTGGCGTATTGTTTGGCGGCGCCGTCTCGTCATTGGTGCACCCGCCCACGCTCGCCAAAGCGGCGAGCAGCAGCGACGTGGCCACGGCAGAGTTGAGATGAGACGATAGACGCGTATGAGCTTGGCGCATGATGACCTCCCCAGTCGGCACGGACTATAACGGGGTTGGCGCGGCGGCCGCAGCTGCTTTCTCCATTTTCGCCTGACAAACGGCGTCGCCTGACGGTGGCAAGTGTAGGTCTGTTGGCGTAGAGTCGTGCGGCATGTCACTGCCCGGTTCGACGCCCTCTAAATCATCGTCTAAGCCTGCGTTTCGGCGCATCTTATTGAAGTTATCCGGCGAAGCGCTCATGGGGCCGCAGGGCTATGGCATTAGCACCGAGGTCTTAGGCGTTATCGCCCAGGAAATCGCAGATGCGGCCTCAACTGGCGTTCAGGTGGCAGTGGTGGTCGGCGGCGGCAATATATTTCGCGGCGTGTCGGACTCTGCCAAGGGCATGGATCGTTCGACCGCCGACTATGTTGGCATGCTCGCGACCGTCATGAATGCGGTGTCGCTGCAAGACGCCGTCGAAAAACGCGGCCAAGCCACGCGCGTGCAATCGGCCATTGAAATGTCGGCGCTAGCCGAGCCCTACATTCGCCGCCGCGCGATACGCCATCTCGAGAAGGGCCGCGTCGTCATTTTTGGCGCTGGCACCGGCAACCCATTTTTTACCACCGACACCGCGGCGGCGTTACGCGCGATGGAAATTGGCGCCGATGTCGTCATGAAGGCGACCAAGGTCGATGGCGTGTACGACTCCGACCCGCGCAAGAATCCCGGCGCTCGCCTTTATAAGACCGTCAGCTATACCGACGCACTGCAAAAAGATCTCAAGGTGATGGACTCAACGGCCTTTGCGCTGTGCCGCGACAACAAGCTGCCCATCATTGTGTTTGATATGACTAAGGCCGGCAACATCGCGCGCGTGATCGCGGGCGAGGCCGTCGGCACCCGCATCGTCGGCGACGACGAGCCGTCACAATTCGCAAACGTTTAGACCGACCGCTGGGAGAATGACTATGATCGCACAAATTACCACCGAGGCTGAAGCTGGCATGAACAAGGCGATCGAGGCCTTTAAGCGCGACTTGCAAAAAGTTCGCACCGGCCGCGCCTCGACCTCGATGCTCGATGGCGTGCGGGTGGATTACTACGGCACGCCGACGCCGATCAATCAAGTGGCCAGCGTGACGGTGGTCGACGCACGCCTCATCACGGTCAAGCCGTGGGAGAAATCGATGATCGCGGCGATCGACAAGGCCATTCGAGCGAGCGATTTGAATCTAAATCCTGTCGCCGACTCCGACCAGGTGCGCCTGCCAATTCCACCGCTGACGCAAGACCGCCGCAAAGATTTAGTCAAGCAGGTCAAGAAGATGACCGAAGACGCGCGGGTCGCGGTGCGCGCGGCGCGGCGCGATGCCAACGACATGATCAAGGAAGCCGAAAAAGACAAGGCCATCACCGAAGACGAGCGCAAGGCCGGTGAAAAAAAGATTCAGGACATCACGGATAAGTTCATCGCCACGGTGGACGAAACCGCAACGGCCAAAGAAGCCGAAATCATGGAGTTATAGGCCATGAAACGGCTTTTAGCGCTACTCGTATTACTAGCCAGCGGCACAGGTTGTGTGATGTCGCCGGCGCAACCGGGCCCGGTATCACCGCGGCCGGCGCCGCCATCAAGTGATGCGCCCACGCAACACGGCGGAGAGGCCGACGTCTCAACGTCGATCATCGCGACGTGGGAGGTGGTGGCAGTCGCTGATGCGACCTGCCAGCTGGCCCCCGTTGACGCGCCGATCGCGGCACACGTTGGACTAGCCTGCGCCGCGGACACGCCCGTAGGTGCGCGCGTGCTCAAGATGAGCGACGGCGTTTGCTCGCTGATTCACCCGCGGCCGGACTGCGGTCCCGGGCGCATCTGCGATCCGCGGCCAGCGCAAGAAGTACCCTGCCCAGGCGCGCCGTAGGTTAGTAGCCAAGTTATGAAGGTGCTCATCACTGGCGCGGGTGGCCAAATTGGTCGCGATTTGATCAAGGCCTATGCGGCAGAGGGCGCGACGATCATTGCGACCGACGCACGCTTGCCTGAAGCGGCGGTGGCGGTGGCGTCTTGGCATCGCTTGGATGTTACCGAGGCAGCCGCGGTCGAGCAGGCATTTGCCGAGCACAAGCCGGATCTTGTGGTGCACCTCGCGGCGATCTTAAGCGCCACCGGTGAAACCAATCACATCGCCGCCTACAACGTAAATCAAACCGGCACCTGGAACGTATTGGAAGCGGCGCGCAAGACCGGCGCGCCGCGCGTGCTGTTTACGTCGACCATCGCGGTGTTTGGTCCGGGTCTGCCAGACCCAACGCCCGACGATGTGCCGCTGCGTCCAACCACCATGTATGGCGTGACCAAGGTCGCGGGCGAGCTTTTGTGCGATTACTTCCGCGGCAAGTTTGGGCTAGACGTGCGCGGGGTGCGCTTTCCGGGGCTTATTTCGGGCAGCAAGCCGGGCGGCGGCTCGAGCGATTATGCGGTGCATATTTATTACGACGGCGTGCGCACGGGGCGCTATCAGGCGTTCTGCCGCGCCGACACGAGAATTCCGCTGATGTATATGCCCGATGGCGTGCGCGCGCTGCGCGAGCTAGCGGCGGCTCCGCGAGAGCGGTTGTCGCGAGCGATCTATAATATTGCCGCGTTCTCGCCGCGAGCCGATGAAATCGCCGCCAGCGCGGCGACCGCGATTGCCGGCCTTGACGTGACGTTTGTGCCCGACCCGATGCGGCAAGCCATCTTGGATTCTTGGCCGCGCGCGCTCGATGACAGTTTAGCGCGCCGCGAGTGGGGCTGGGCGCCGCGCTATGACCTAGCCGCGATGACCCGCGAGCTGGTCGCCGAGCTGCGCCAGACGCTCGCAACCTCGTCGCAAAACAAATAGTTAACGATTCGTCAGTTAATTATGCTAGCCTGCTCGCATGGCACGCAAGGTATCGCTGCGCGAGGCGCTTGGGCTCGATGATGTGCCCGCACGGCTCGCCGAGCTGGTCATGGTGTTTCGCGGCGACGAACACGTAAGGCCCAGCCGGTTCGGGTTGTCGAGCGCGAAGCGGCTGCAGCCACGGGCATCGCTGCAGCTGTGGCGCCATTGGCTAACCGGGCCGCACCATGGGGTGCCATCGCCGGTCTTGATTACCAACTTGTTTAACCACACGCCGACGCCGATCGAGGACGGTTGGTCGGTGCGCGTCACCCAGGTCAGGGATTTTCGCGGCCAGGCGGGCACCTATGACAGCCACAATGGCACTGATTTCGCGGTAGCGCCCGGTACGACCGTGGTCGCCGCGGCGCCCGGACGGGTCA
This window encodes:
- a CDS encoding UMP kinase, whose amino-acid sequence is MSLPGSTPSKSSSKPAFRRILLKLSGEALMGPQGYGISTEVLGVIAQEIADAASTGVQVAVVVGGGNIFRGVSDSAKGMDRSTADYVGMLATVMNAVSLQDAVEKRGQATRVQSAIEMSALAEPYIRRRAIRHLEKGRVVIFGAGTGNPFFTTDTAAALRAMEIGADVVMKATKVDGVYDSDPRKNPGARLYKTVSYTDALQKDLKVMDSTAFALCRDNKLPIIVFDMTKAGNIARVIAGEAVGTRIVGDDEPSQFANV
- the frr gene encoding ribosome recycling factor — encoded protein: MIAQITTEAEAGMNKAIEAFKRDLQKVRTGRASTSMLDGVRVDYYGTPTPINQVASVTVVDARLITVKPWEKSMIAAIDKAIRASDLNLNPVADSDQVRLPIPPLTQDRRKDLVKQVKKMTEDARVAVRAARRDANDMIKEAEKDKAITEDERKAGEKKIQDITDKFIATVDETATAKEAEIMEL
- a CDS encoding NAD-dependent epimerase/dehydratase family protein; its protein translation is MKVLITGAGGQIGRDLIKAYAAEGATIIATDARLPEAAVAVASWHRLDVTEAAAVEQAFAEHKPDLVVHLAAILSATGETNHIAAYNVNQTGTWNVLEAARKTGAPRVLFTSTIAVFGPGLPDPTPDDVPLRPTTMYGVTKVAGELLCDYFRGKFGLDVRGVRFPGLISGSKPGGGSSDYAVHIYYDGVRTGRYQAFCRADTRIPLMYMPDGVRALRELAAAPRERLSRAIYNIAAFSPRADEIAASAATAIAGLDVTFVPDPMRQAILDSWPRALDDSLARREWGWAPRYDLAAMTRELVAELRQTLATSSQNK